The Insulibacter thermoxylanivorax genomic sequence CAGCATGATCCGGCACGCGGACATTCGAAGCATCCTCATCCAGTACTCTCAGACGCTTAGTCTGCTGTCCCAGTGATGTGCGGAACCGTCTCAACCGTTCATACTTCTTGGGCACAACGTAAAACTCCGCATCATCATCGGGTGCCAGGATGATGCCTAACTGGTGATGCTCCCCTTCAAAAAGCGCCCGCTGCACAAAACGGTGCTGCCCCTCGAGGTCGATGATCTCCAAGCGGCTGAAGGCCGGATTCAAACGCAGGGCTTGGTGCAGTTCCTCTTTCGTGCGCACCGCTTGGCCGTTCACCTTGTGGATGCACTCCCCTGCCCGGATCCCCAGCTCCTCAGCAGGACTATTCGGCAGGATGCCCAGCACCGTGAGACCGCGGTTCGTGTGCACATAGATCGGACTGCGGTTCTTCTCATCCCAGCGCACATACCAGACTAACAGCTCGTGCAGGAGAATCGTGAGCAGTGCAGCCGGCAGCACCATAATCGGGACCCACTCCGCGGATAGAGCCAGCCCAGTTACCAGCACGCCATACACCAGCAGTTGTCCCGAAGTACGCTTCGCTTTTCGCTGTGGTGTCAGCGATACGGTCATATCCGTAAAACCCAGCATCACGGGCATCGCGAGGAACATCCAGCCGCTCGCCCACATCGTTTCCCCGCCGAAGAAGGGGGTGAGCGGCAGCGGCTGACCGTCCAGCGCGGTCGGCACCAGCAGGA encodes the following:
- a CDS encoding PDZ domain-containing protein; translation: MEFVVSLLERLGQAGISLLLNPFYYLGVLIVMLQLRKQIFFERRLYSSRIHSMFNEGIKVVLWGLLGGVIGSLLMAFVGASLQPLAVIYMWVIALLLVWLRLRFLCFAYVIGLLGVINTVLNGVPGIDKGADWYPWIQPLMNLHMPSLLTLAGIMHIVEALLIRVQGAQLATPVFIEGKRGKLIGSYQFQGLWPVPLFLLVPTALDGQPLPLTPFFGGETMWASGWMFLAMPVMLGFTDMTVSLTPQRKAKRTSGQLLVYGVLVTGLALSAEWVPIMVLPAALLTILLHELLVWYVRWDEKNRSPIYVHTNRGLTVLGILPNSPAEELGIRAGECIHKVNGQAVRTKEELHQALRLNPAFSRLEIIDLEGQHRFVQRALFEGEHHQLGIILAPDDDAEFYVVPKKYERLRRFRTSLGQQTKRLRVLDEDASNVRVPDHAAQHAAARDVGVRKERVQDHHAQDHGVREDRARDNGANLPG